The Streptomyces sp. NBC_00162 genome window below encodes:
- a CDS encoding AAA family ATPase, giving the protein MRRGSRNTRVHSVELFGFRGVPTSLSVSFEGASGLPSSVLIFGENGSGKSSIVDAIEWACQGRIARSSSFRGSARPALINLAHPARDCSVQVRLSSGAIVRRTASLDPEEALRVGGDPTPEEFGRVPMTLKRADILRFLDTPPAKRGSLFIDHRFDGEAASKKVEFTPDQFAVMEERNEVKRRMRESAARIASALSISPAPYDANEIERMIAVDVYKGVQPSNRFRISLPRPIQEFIDDIAACRTEIKRLNKEARQIQTPEDGPGVERVRAMHNLLGEVGGWLTKSFLSVTQATYVSRVQPVFGRISAVSLEIEVKLSAGQTVAPQQIFSEGYQDLIALLYFLAVSRAAGEQGQAKVLILDDVLQSVDSSVRVAVMELIAREFKDWQLIITVHDRLWRTQVRDIFQRTGSPITEVEIKRWSFGDGPDVITAGREAESALWVALDGNDPFAVCGLTGRLLEQMCDRMSWAIPISVKRKRGDAYTLADTWPGTMKELKRTSCASQATSIDRWIHLRNTAGAHYNEWAEGVSWTEAEAFGYSVLELYSKLRCIRCEQWVTKLASYSYSCKCGSTRLDPA; this is encoded by the coding sequence ATGCGCCGGGGAAGCCGAAACACCCGCGTCCACTCAGTGGAACTTTTCGGCTTTCGGGGGGTTCCCACATCACTAAGCGTCTCATTTGAAGGGGCTTCTGGACTTCCATCATCCGTCTTGATTTTCGGAGAGAATGGTTCCGGAAAGTCATCAATTGTCGACGCAATCGAATGGGCTTGCCAAGGCCGCATCGCGCGTAGCTCAAGCTTCCGTGGCAGTGCACGACCCGCCCTAATAAATTTGGCTCACCCTGCCCGCGATTGCTCCGTGCAGGTCAGACTGTCAAGTGGGGCGATTGTGCGGAGGACAGCATCCCTCGATCCAGAGGAAGCACTGCGGGTCGGCGGGGATCCGACACCGGAGGAATTCGGGCGCGTTCCAATGACGCTCAAGCGGGCCGATATTCTGAGATTCCTCGACACACCTCCGGCGAAACGCGGGTCACTATTCATTGATCACCGGTTCGACGGCGAGGCCGCATCAAAAAAGGTGGAGTTCACCCCAGACCAATTTGCGGTCATGGAAGAGCGCAACGAAGTGAAGCGTCGCATGCGAGAGTCGGCAGCAAGGATTGCATCCGCACTCTCCATTTCTCCGGCCCCATACGATGCGAATGAGATTGAGCGCATGATTGCCGTTGACGTCTACAAAGGCGTTCAACCCAGCAACCGATTTCGAATCTCACTACCTCGCCCAATTCAAGAATTCATCGACGATATTGCGGCATGCCGGACGGAGATCAAGAGACTCAATAAAGAAGCACGCCAAATCCAAACACCGGAGGACGGCCCGGGAGTTGAGCGCGTTCGCGCCATGCACAACCTCCTGGGGGAGGTGGGCGGTTGGCTCACGAAATCCTTCCTTTCCGTCACTCAAGCTACCTACGTGAGCAGAGTTCAGCCGGTGTTCGGACGCATAAGCGCCGTCTCGCTTGAAATCGAGGTGAAGCTTTCCGCTGGGCAGACTGTGGCCCCTCAGCAAATCTTCAGTGAGGGATACCAGGACCTCATCGCCCTTCTCTACTTCTTGGCAGTTTCTCGCGCCGCCGGAGAGCAGGGCCAGGCGAAGGTTCTGATTCTCGATGATGTGCTACAGAGCGTAGATTCCAGTGTCCGCGTCGCCGTGATGGAATTGATCGCCAGGGAGTTTAAAGACTGGCAGCTCATAATAACGGTCCATGACCGACTCTGGCGAACCCAAGTGAGAGACATATTCCAGCGAACGGGCAGCCCGATCACGGAAGTGGAGATTAAGCGCTGGAGCTTCGGTGACGGGCCAGATGTGATTACGGCCGGCCGGGAAGCCGAGTCCGCACTCTGGGTGGCTCTTGACGGAAACGATCCGTTTGCCGTCTGCGGATTGACCGGCCGACTCCTAGAGCAGATGTGCGATCGAATGAGTTGGGCCATCCCCATCAGCGTAAAAAGAAAGCGTGGAGATGCCTATACGCTCGCTGACACATGGCCTGGCACGATGAAGGAACTGAAGCGGACCTCATGCGCCAGCCAGGCAACCTCGATTGATCGATGGATTCACCTCCGCAACACGGCAGGCGCCCACTACAATGAATGGGCCGAGGGGGTCAGCTGGACTGAAGCCGAGGCATTCGGATACTCAGTGCTGGAACTCTATTCCAAGCTCCGCTGTATCAGGTGTGAACAGTGGGTGACCAAACTTGCCTCGTATTCCTATAGCTGCAAATGCGGCAGCACCCGCCTAGATCCAGCATGA